The Poecilia reticulata strain Guanapo linkage group LG13, Guppy_female_1.0+MT, whole genome shotgun sequence genome has a segment encoding these proteins:
- the LOC103474142 gene encoding dehydrogenase/reductase SDR family member 11-like, which produces MDRWKGRVALVTGASVGIGAATAKELVRFGMKVVGCARDVEKIKSLAAECQSAGYGGVLIPFKCDLTNVDEIQSMFAAIKAQHNGVDVCINNAGLAHPEPLLSGKTSAWKNMLDVNIVALSICTREAYQSMKERKIDDGHIINLNSMCGHRVLPNADIHFYTGTKYAVTALTEGLRQELRDAKTHIRATCISPGLVETEFALRLYSQNAEKAASVYSYYKALEAIDVANAVVYVLSAPPHVQIGDIQMRSAEQVS; this is translated from the exons ATGGACCGCTGGAAGGGCAGAGTGGCTCTGGTGACCGGAGCTTCGGTCGGGATTGGAGCGGCTACAGCTAAGGAGCTGGTCCGGTTCGGCATGAAGGTGGTGGGCTGCGCAAGGGACGTAGAgaaaataaag agcCTGGCTGCGGAGTGTCAGAGTGCCGGTTACGGCGGCGTGCTGATCCCGTTCAAATGCGACCTGACCAACGTGGACGAGATCCAGTCCATGTTCGCGGCCATCAAGGCGCAGCACAATGGCGTAGACGTTTGCATCAACAACGCTGGCCTGGCTCACCCTGAGCCTCTGCTAAGCGGCAAAACCAGCGCCTGGAAGAACATGCTGGAC GTTAACATTGTAGCACTGAGCATCTGCACACGTGAAGCGTACCAGTCAATGAAGGAAAGGAAAATTGACGACGGACACATCATCAACTTAAACAG CATGTGCGGACACCGTGTTCTTCCCAACGCTGATATCCATTTCTACACGGGAACCAAGTATGCTGTGACCGCCCTGACCGAGGGCCTGAGGCAAGAGCTGCGAGATGCCAAGACCCACATCAGAGCCACA TGCATCTCTCCGGGTTTAGTGGAGACGGAGTTCGCTCTGCGCCTCTACAGCCAAAACGCAGAGAAAGCCGCTTCGGTTTACTCCTATTATAAA gctcTGGAAGCAATAGATGTCGCTAATGCTGTCGTATACGTCCTAAGCGCTCCTCCTCATGTGCag aTCGGAGACATTCAGATGCGATCAGCTGAACAAGTGTCGTAG